The genomic interval ACTGGGAAAGAATATTTACCAGCCATTCTTTTCCAGTAATttgtttatttccaggatttatatccatcctttctcccacaatgggattcaagcacCAGAACAAGGAGATATAATCTAGAGAGACTATTTGGGAGATCACGAGCTGTTTTACTGACCCTGATCCCATCATTTAGATAAGTGGATTGTTTTCTTACATCCAGTCATAACTGGAAGGGAGTTGTTGATGAATCTTTGGAGGTGAACTGGAAGAAGGAGCTGAGAAGACAGCAGGCTAAGAAACAGGGACCTTAGGAAAGGACTGCCAATTGATTTATTCATCTGTTTTCATATAACGTTTTGGCTCTTCACATGGCAAAATCAACTTGCAGTGGAAATTCCTTATGAAATGCTTTGTTTCTTAATGCCCACAAAATATTTTAAGCAAAGGCAACAAAACAAAGCAGCTGATTGTTGGACAAAGAAGTAATCAGTCATCCACTAaaagcataccttccaactgccctgttttgacagggacagtcctgattaatactccagtcatcccactttttcaactgtttttaaaatatcagtttctttctcttccttccacttccctCCCTTTGCCCTCAGATTACTTCATTtactgcaagctgagttcaaagcaAAAAACTGATTTCCCGTCATCTAACTCAACAGGAGGAgcgaggaggagaggcagaattttgcccttcccagaaggttcagaaaaaagcaacctgctgcagcatcttctatgttgtaagccgcctgagTGCCAACCTTGGGAGAagagcagatatatatatatatatatatatatatatgcttgttTGTGCTCCCTCATTAATGTTTTGTTCCATTTTGAGCACActttaatgttgcttggccacattaaTGATTTAATATTCTGACTAAGGAATACAAGTGTCAGCAGCCAACCAGCAGCAGAAATAATTCTCAAACTCAGGGCACCACAACTGAAACTCTCAAAAGCAGGGCACCACAACTTTCACCTGCTATCATCGACCCAACTGTCACTGGAAGGAGGGTTAAAatatccagaatcccccaacaagCATGGCCAGTACACTGCATCTGACCTGTATCCTGTGGTATGATGCTTGGAAGAGAACCTTTGAAACAGATTGCAAATCAGGGTTGCATAGGAGGGTTAGGAGAGACGGGAGATATATGATAGATAATGAGAGTACAAGAAAGAACTAGAGAACATCTCACACAGGGCCTAGTCTCAAGGAAAAGTATGTTGTTTGCTCCAGACAGAGGTTGGAAATTGTAAGAAAGTAGATTCAGATAAACATCAGGAGAAACGTTCtaatgataagagctgtttgacagtggaacagattccTACAGGGTATCAAAGCTTTCCTTCAGTGGAGGAAGTTAAGCAGAAGCCGGCTGAATTATGTGACAGGTATCCCATAATTGCACCCTGCATGGATCCTGCATTGGTTGCAGTAGATGACCTCCAATGTCCTTTCCAACTCTTCAGTGTTATGCTCCTCCTGCCCATCTCCTCACATGCCAATAGTGTGTTGCCCACACATTCATTGCAACAACTTACCTGAATCCTAGGATCCTGATCTTTTCACTTGCAATAGATCCTACCAGATTTGCAGAGCAAAAATGCCAAGCTTTTCTGTTTTGCTGAGCTGCCTTCCCTCATCTGACAAGCTTGCTTGGTTGAGACTGTGAAACAGGAGATCCAATTCCCAGAAAATCCAAAATagccaaaatattttgcaattcAGACCTCCTGGGGGGGAAATGAGAGGCCGTATTGCAAAGAAGGGAAAGTATAATAAACAGTGAAGCACAGAGAGACAAATTGGCTGGCTGTTGGAGTTATTGTTTTTAACCAGGAGAATCTGGTTcagatgtttttttaaagccacctCTCCCTTTGCCATTTCAGAAGTGATAACTGTGTTTTACACACTGACAAAACTCTGGATTTTATAAATCTAGAATAGTCAAAACTTCTAGTAAGTGTTACTAAGTGAAGAAAAGAACATCTGGAATCAATGAaattgtgtgagagagagtaaaCATCGCTAGCCACTTTCTGAAGTTACTTTGGCTTTCATTCCAGCCAAGATAGGAGGATCTGGGTCAGACAGAACAGGACAGAGTGATAATTGCTGCACAGAAAATCACTCTATTACCTTGGCATTGGATCAAGATGAGAACAATTTAACCCAGCCAACTCTCATGCTGAGTAGGAAACTTGTTTCTTGTTGCCTCCATTCTTCCTCAATGAAATCTGAATCCCATGACTGCTGCCTGGGCTATTGCCAGTTTCTCCTTCTCTGTGGTTTCCTAGGCAATGTAATTACTGGAATCTATACAACATGCCTCTTTAGGACAAGGACAGGACTTGCTGGCCTTGCAGATATCAGCCTTGTTATATATTCcataggccctgtctgcatgggccaggatattctggggcCAGTCTCCCTAGAACACAGTTGTGAAAAGGTGGTGCAGGAGGAGGTTCGGGTTGAGCGGGCGAGggagcaggcaggcagacaggagGGACCAGGGGGGcgccagaaggaggaagaagagggaggagacaAGGCGACACAGGTGGAGAAACAAAGAGGGAAGGGGAGGTACCCGGGGCCCTTATAAGGAAGGAGGGTGAGGCGTTCGGGGGAAGGAGAGCATGCGAAAGACGGGGGCGTGGTGTGGCAGAAGGACAAGGGAGAGCACAGGTAACAAGAAGCTCCCTTCGGGTGGGGAGTCCCATCAGCCTACAAGCTGCTCATGGGCATCTTCGAGTCGGACCTCACGAAGCAGTCAAATTAGTCGACCCACGGTGGGAAGGTATCTTGGGAGACGACTACAGGAATCCCAGTTGGGGCCGAGCGGGCTGAAGTCAACCTAACCTAGAAGGGACCTGGTGGGATCtacaaggagaaaagtgggagcaTGGGCCACAGCCGATGGAAAGGGAGAAAGCTGAGCTCGAACTATCGGAGAAGGCATTTTGCTCATGCCATTGAGAAATAAACCAGTAGAGACTGGGTGCAGGAACCTAGACACTCTGGCTTGTTGTTGAGGGACCAGGAGTTGTTGAAGGACCAGGAGTCAAGTCAGTGCCCAATATCTATCTGTAAAGGGAAGTGAAACTAACTACCTTATTAAAGTTTGTTTGAAGTGCACAGCATCCCAAAGGTCTACGTGTTTATTTGTGTCCAACAGAAGATTATTATGGAACCCAAAAACCCTACCCTTACGGCTGGAACACCGACCCAGCCCACACCAGTCATTTGTCCAAAACCCCAGGCCTGTGTAGCCCAAAGATGGAACTGAATCCTAGAATTATAGGGTTGGAAGGGGCCCCATGGGCGATCAAATCCAACCCACTGTATCAAAAGCAGACACAGCAAGATAAAGTGTTCGGGGGGGGGTGAACGTAGGAGAAAAATCAGTTAATTTAATAAAAGGTcaagagcctttttaaaaattcagaggaGAAATGTCATGGTGACAGATGTtatccttttctcttttaaaaaataaaccttatTTTAATGCATCTGCTTAAAAACTTAATTTGACAGATAACGCAAACAACACCAGCAGCTGCCATTGTGTTAACCTATAGTCCCTTGCTTGGAAAACTGTCATGGCATGACTCATGATGGAGAGACATTCCTGAAATATTGTTTAGTTTAAAAAATTTTGGCCCTCATTTATGGTCCCTCATGTAACTGTAAGCAAGCAGATAAGGaaacattttctgctgctccagagcctaggacGTGGCACAAttaattcaaactacaggaaaagaaattccacctcaacattaggaagagcttcctgactgcaagaactgttcaacagtggaacacactccctcaaagtgtgatagaggcctgttacagactgccaaaataaagctgcttcgggtctctttggaggtatgctatttaaatgatgcatgggtcctaagagtccggagttcgcaccaaagccacactccattcctaagcaccggagtgcagcttttggtgcagcttccggattcttaggatgcatgcatcatttaaatagcatacccccaaagagacccgaagcagctttattttggcagtctgtaacaggccagagtctccttcttcagaggtctttaaacagaggttggctgGCCATCCATTGGGAATtgtttgattgtgtgtttctgatatggcagaatggggttggtttGGATGTCCCTGGTGTTCTCTTAAGATTCTATGTTCTCTCTGTATTTACATGGTGCTCACATTGAGCCCTCTTTGTGATTGCAGTTGGTGACAGAGAAGCAGTTGAGGTTACATCATGCACCATTGCCATAACTCTTCCCTCTTGTTTTGGTTCTTTTTGGCATTGGATGAAGGAATTCACTCCTGTGCACTCTGGCCTCATCATATCACACCTTTGCATCTTGGTATTGCAGTAATTGTTTCTGACACTGCTTTTGGTTTTAAGAACACTGCCTTAGGAATAGGTTATTGGCAGAGGCATAGGAATCAACTGGAACCAaaccaggagaagaagaagaactggtCAGGTAACTGGTCATGTGCttaagggggtgggtgggggataatttcaaaataatttcaaacaTAGGCTCAGCAACCTCAGTTGCTCATTTCAAATATGGAATtaagcccagagcagattcattgcacccctgacatggaagctacaCAGATCTTCTGAGCATAATAGCATAGCATATTTATTCAAGTCCTGTGTGatgctctttttttaaacacacacacacacacacgtacacatacACAATGTATTTCCATCAGGGTCTCATGTCATTTTCTCTCTTACATTTCTTTAATTATGCCACCAGCCCGGCCAAAAAGTGTTCTTGTTCTACATGGGTTCTTCTTTGTTGGTTAATAATAGATAAACCTCCACTTCTAACCCTATTCTACTTATGAAGAATCCAAGTTATAATTGTTCAAAGACTGGTCAGAATTGTTTGACTGTATCTGGAGTGGAATGTTGAAGAGATCACTGAAATCCTCCTGAAACCATGTGACATTTGAAACCTAAGTAAACTGAATGCTGTGGGTTTCAAAGCACCTCTTATCTTGGATTGAAATCCCCCCCTCCTTCTCTATAGTCATTAAAGTCACTGAGGGATGCATCCAAACTATACAGTTACTGCACTTTAACtcacatggctccatcctatggaatcctggggtttgttcggaggggagggttgccattgcctttttctgaggctgagagtgcgtgaTTTGGCCaaagttatccagtgggtttccatggctgacaatTTAAACCCAGAATTGTAGTCTGAagttcaaatcattacaccacactggctggtTGTATGGCTTACTTActaaaataatgtatttaaaaCCCTAAATACCATGGACACTCATTATATCCTTTTGAACCCATGAATAAAAATTGGTTTTTAACATGACTTTgtgtaattgtttgtttgtttgtttgtttgtttgtttttaaataatgtttttacacATCTTATCAACCTTTGTTTCCGGAGATCTGATGGTTAGTTAAAAAACAACGGATAAATAGTTTTAATAAACAGAAGTAATAATATACATCATTGTATATTCTTCTTTCCATATCCAGTTTTCTATAATATgaggacaaaacattttttaaaatcccatacaCATTCCTATATAAATGTGTCGTTGGTAATAGTATTTCTGTTACTTAGCAGCACTTATATGGTGTTTTTCAATAAGCATGAATTTTGTCTTCCTGTTGGGATCCATTTCCACTAAACCAGTTTCTCCATTCGAAAGTGATTCCTACATCCCTGGCCGCTCAAGAGTTGTGAAAATCAGTCTTGCAGGGCATAAGGCTTGCACAGATATTTGTTACTTAACCACAGGCTCAAGGAGGGAATGTCACTACATGAGCCAATATCCAAACCACCAATTGCTTTGTCGTGACTCAGCCATACCCAAGGAGAAATATTTCTATTTCAGTTTGGGTATGATTCAAATTTACCACACTTCACAAATTTATTCAGGATGGGAGAGGTTTgagataagtaaaataaaatttggGAGAAGCTAGGACTCAGAAATTCTTCCTATCCATAGGGCTTTGGATACTTGCATAGTCTGGGTCTGAATGCTTGTATGTCAAGGTGTAGCTACCAGGCAGGGGACAAAATGAGAGTTTTGCTCTCAAATAAGTATTCTGTCCCCaattacagaataataataataataaatttttaattaaataccGCCCTGCGgcgaaccaatccaggcggtttacaacattaaaataacatacagcataaaaacaatgtatttccctccccccttaaaaagaacaCTTTCTCatcaaagagagccagtgtgagctagtggtttcaatgttggactaggacagtggtgtcgaacctatggcatgtgtgccagagatggcactcagagccttctctgtgggcacatgtgctgttaccccaacacagagtttgccagagtttgttactggaaagtgAGAGGGACTTGGCACTTcacgataaataagtgggttttgggttgcagtttgggcacttggtatctaaaaggttcaccatcactagactaggacactgggagataagtggtatagaaatgtatatgaTAACCTCAGCTAGGATACTTTGGGCAAAGTATTGGAAATCGGAAAAAGTACCACTGGTTGGCAAATGGTTGCTGAAATTAGTTGAAATgtgtgaaatggacaaattaacagcTAGATtaaataacaaagacttgaatATTATTGGAAAAGAATGGAACCCcattgtagatttttttaaaaaaagaaatgggaaacttaaacaaatgaaaatactgtataagAAAAGATCTACAACTCTGAGAGCTGTGCTAAACAGATTTCAAACTTTTAAGGTTATGAAAAGTTAGAAGAATAAGAAGTTGTGAATATAGAGCTAAACAATTGTTCTATGAAACCAGATATAACAGAAACTTAGAAGTAGATTAAGTGGAAGTGGAAGTGGAAGcttctagtcccccccccccccgcacagaGTCAACTTTTAGATATGTATATCAATTTATATCTGTGTAGATtagttttattaatatatatatatataggaactCAGATTTTTGGGATATCTTGGGTCACCTTGGCCAGCCTCTCACCTTCAGATGGCTTGAACCATAACTTCCATCCCCTGCAGTTCATCGTAACTGAATAGGTGGCGTGATGCAAGTTCTAGTCCAAAGCATTTCAATAATCCAAGGTTGAGAAAAACTATTTGGGGGGCATTTAAACTGCAAAAGGTGCTCTGAGCTGTTAGGATCTTGTGTCATCTGTGTGGTTTTCTGTTCTGAAATTGATCCTGTATGTCCACTACTTCTTCTTTTGTGGTGAGATGGGGGTCTCCACTTCCTCTTACCAGTATCTACCCTTCCCCATATTAGAAAAGTATTTATACAGCAGGGTGCTTTAGTTAAGAGTGGAAGGACTCCAAGAACGGCTTCCCACTTCATCTCAACTCTGAATTCATCTTCTTTTGGAAACCAGATCTGTGTGAGTAAAGGAAAATGGATAATGCAGTCATCTTTCCTACTGTATTGAGTAGACTTTACTTTGGTTTGTAATGAATGAAACCTAGGGCtggatccgcactgcagaaataatctggtttgacaacactttaactgccagggctcaatgctatggaattctgggaaatgtcattTGTTGCAGCGCCAGAGCtctgcttcccagaattccatagcactgagccctggcagttaaagtggtgtcaaacaggatcaTTTCGGCAatttggatgcagcctaggtaAGAGACATTAAACATGGAGTTCAGAGAGGcctctgagggtgcatctgcactatagaaataattcaatttcatGTTGCTttcaacagccatggctccatcctacagaatcctggaattagtagttttgtgtggcagtgaagcctaaagaccttgtaaaactataaatcccacgattccataggatggagctacagcacttaaaatggtgttaaactgcattatttctactgtgtagatgcaccctgaatctGCACTTATTCGGCTCTCCTGTGCTAGAAAGAATGGTGTCCAGTGGTAAATAATTGTGAGTGATTTTGCACATTCTTGATGATTTGGCGCACTTtaggaccattttaaaaatacattatctgtacaaaaaagtttctttttctgcagaaacatttttaaaggcaaaaatgtCAAGGGGAGGTTGTGCTCTCTCTCCCCATACAAACTAGTACCTAAATGGAAACATTCTTACTGTGGTAAACCATTTTCTCAATTGGGCAACATGATATATCAAGACCCCCTTTACATCAAGGACAAGAATATTTATGAGCATTCTTTACCTCCCCCGAATAAAATTTAGGGGTCCATTTGAGCATTTTCATGTAAAGAACTATAACGGGTTAGAACAGTTCCTTCTGTGTCGCTTGTGTTGCAAAGCCATGAAATCTATTGTTAATATCTTGCTGTTGACTGTGGACTGGACCCATAAATAGTGGCTAACTGTAGGGGTTGTGAAtccataattgattttattgtcacTCTTTGCATTGAACAAGAGCTCTACTGATTGTTGGAACTTAGTAGCTTATCGAGGATGTGATGGGGCACAACAaaagggagcgggatgggaaCGGAAGGGtcaagggatgcattttactgctcACTGGAATGCCGTCgccactggaagttcccattctgttcctgcTCCGCCACAGAGGAGGCGATTTACAGGAATTGTTCAGAAGCGTTCCTAAAAATCGCCACCTCTGGGACTGAccgggaacagaatgggaacttttggtggtggtggcagcattccagtgtgcggtaaaatacATCCCTTGCCCCCTTCCGTTCtcatcccgctccctttcattCCACGCACAGCATGTCCCTGGGGGCAATGTGATAAGCTTATTCGATTTGGAACCAAAAGAGCTCCTGCTGAACtcaagtctaatctgcactgcagaaataatccagttcgacaccattttaactgtcatggctcaatgatatggaattctgggatttgtagttttgtgagagatttagccttctctgtcagagagctctggtaccacagcaaactacaaatcctaggttctgtaggatggagccatgacagttaaaatgatgtcaactaTGTCAATGCCTATAACAGGACTGAAGACAAGTGTGGTGCAAGGTTTCCCAGCATTTGAGGCAGGAGGATCCATACTCCCTCCTTCCCTAAGCCCCAACCTTCTTCTTCCATcactttcttgttgtgtgcctgcaagtcactCTCATGACAGTCCTAAGATggacctatcataggtttttcttgacTAATTtcatcagagggagtttgccattgccatcctctgaggctgggagagtgggaTAAATCTCATTATTGTACGCCGCCTTGATCcctggaaaggtgggatagaaataaaatttttattatttattttattatttaactattacttccttcactTCAATTGCTGATTCTTAGGGGACCACTAAGGGGGGTaatcaatttaaaaatgcaacagaTAGAATATTGCACCAAATGTTTTCAGCTGTGGACTGATGCTGCCGATCAGCAATGAGGTGTATACAAATGCTGAGATAATGTACAGTAAGTCTTTGGTAGCCAcagagatttggttccaggaccccacttggatacaaaaatccatggatgctcaagccccattaagtAGAATTGATAGTAAAGTTGTATAACTTTATATTATACAACTTATATAACATGACAAAGACAAagtgtgctttttggaatttatatattttttaaatattttcaaactgtagatgcttgaattaAAAGCCCGTGGATAAGGAGAAGTGACTGCATCAAATAATACCAAAGAAGTCAGATAATCTCTAGTTATGCCAATATTGAGAGAATCTGTCCCAGAATATGCAGCCAAGAACTTGAAAGGAGAAACGCATTTTATTTCTAAACTATTTCCAGAAGTATAGCTCCTTCTGGTGGCAGTTCCTATTATAAGCTTTTCAACCGTCCTCTTgggttttccttctctctccaggtACCTCTTTGGCCTGGCAAAACTGACCATGCAGTTCAAGGGATCTGGCCCCATTCTCTTTGTGCTCCTGGTAGTGGTGTTTATAGTTGGAACCTATGCTGCCGACTACAACACATTCCTAAGGCAGCACTACGACAACCCCAGGAGCAATGTGGGAAACCGTTATTGTAATACTATGATGCAAAGACGTGGGATGACCAAACCTCAGTGCAAGGCTGTGAACTCCTTCATCCATGGCAGCAAGAAGCAAATCATTGCTG from Sceloporus undulatus isolate JIND9_A2432 ecotype Alabama chromosome 6, SceUnd_v1.1, whole genome shotgun sequence carries:
- the LOC121932624 gene encoding ribonuclease-like isoform X2; its protein translation is MQFKGSGPILFVLLVVVFIVGTYAADYNTFLRQHYDNPRSNVGNRYCNTMMQRRGMTKPQCKAVNSFIHGSKKQIIAVCGNGGKPYGNGLRRSNKQFSVTTCKLSGGSPRPPCNYRENRSNRFIVVACNGGKPVHFDEGQI